One Channa argus isolate prfri chromosome 17, Channa argus male v1.0, whole genome shotgun sequence genomic window, GAAGCCTGTCGCCTCTTGATGTCTGTTCTACTTCTGTTAAAATTGTAGTTTAATGCTTTTGAgtcaataaaaactaaactaatccctgttaaaaataacaacttGAACTATGGAGAGAAAACAATCATTTGCAGATTTATAGTCTGTGATTTCCTCTGAGGCACCTGTTGGGTTACATAATGTCTACAATTGTGACCATCTTCTTGCCAAGAATTCAACGACAGAATTATTAGTTCAGTCATGATTCACAGGCCTTTGTCTCATTAGGTCACGTATgagtacaaacaaaacaaccgCCTGTTACCTGAGCGAGAGGTTTATTCTCAAACTGCTTCTCGTGCTCAAAGAACGAGTCCAGGCCCTTTTCCTTCACGATGACCTCTGACTCGTCTGAGAACAGGACGGCATCGCCATCAAACGCCACTCTGAGCTGAGTGCTGCTCAGCTGAGTCTCTGTGTCCGGCATGAACATTGTGGCTGCAGCGATTCCTGATGGCGGAGGGGAGGTCACACTGGGTTACAACTAGACATTTGGACAGGGCCTATACTGTATCATGATGTGGAGATTGtttacaatattatttaattaagcctttatacattttctaatgAATTCATTGTATATTTTATCACATATCCCAAAGAACACATTTGGAATTTAGTCTAAAAACAGTTCAGTCTAATGTAGAACATGACATATTCACTTTATAAGCACATATAAAAACCCAGCTGCCCCTCACATGTAAGATGTTGGGAGCTGTGAAGTCAATGATTCTCTAAACAGTGTGAGTAAGACACAGACAAAGTCACCATGCATGTGTAGTTATTATTAGTGAAGTATCTTGAAGATGCTGAAAGGAGATGAAAGCACTGACCTACTTATTACGCAGACTTTTGAAATATATGATGCGTGACGGGAATTGGGATCCTAGTCTAACAGCAGCTTCACTTACCTTCCTCTATGGCCTCTCCGACTTTCTCCGAGTCTTTGGAGAGGTAAAGATTTGTCATGTAGGCCTTCAGGTAGCCTATGGGGCTTTTTCCTCCCGTCATGCAGAACCTCTCTATGGTCAGATCTGGCAGAATAAAGAAATGGAGAGACGTGAAGAAAGAGATCACATATTCAACTGAACTTGTAGTGTGTTGTTACTGTACTAGTGCTGCTGGTGGAACTAGTGctaaacaaacagcagtgttttgttgcatttagGGCACAGCGCACCGTAGTGATTAATGCTGTTTATGAGGCGCACTCCGACTTGGGCGTGGTTGTTAGTCATTAGGACAATGTCAAACAGCTCCTCGCTGTCTGGGTAGAGCTCCCTCAGTCGAACATTAATGTTCATCAGTGCCTGCAAAGAGAGGACAGACCCAGGATATTGTGTTAACAGTTTTTCCCAGGTTACACCACATACGTTACAACATGTGGgccacactttatttttttatgtcacactTTCAACACCAAGGCGTTAGAGCAACACTGAAACAGCAGAATGTGCTCTGTAAACAAGACAGACATTCACAGCCGGACTGACAACAAACTGGTGTGTGTCAGCCAGTAGGGGACAGGGCGTTGCAGAACTAAACTGATTTGTTTGAGGTAGAAATGGTTGCGCCATGACTTTACATTGTTCCACTAAGGAAGTGATTATTTTTGAAAGAATACATTTGAAGggcatttcatacaaatgtgtGCTGGtgtaagcagaaaacaaaagccatataattaaaaaacatatacatatataaatttATAGAAATTACTTCCACACCTgcttatttaagtaaaacataTTATTAATGCAAGCATACATGAAATCTTCAAAATAGCAAAGACCGAGATAAccacattttaaatggttttggaCGTAAAAGCTGTAATTATGGCATTTCTGTCACTGAAAGAAATGCTGGTGGAGACCAAATGGGAATCATTAACAAGCTCCAGTGAGTCACTGATCATTTCAAACCCTACATCCAGTGAGTTTTACAACTGAAGGCAGCATTAAACGCACCGTGTGTTGCCAGCTGTGCTAGTACAGTAGCTCTTTTTCTGTAATGTTGCTTTACTCAAGGATGGTAATTCCCATCATCGTGTAGCTTTTACACATTTAAGAATTGTTTAACTACATTTTATGGCCTTCACTAGTAAACTAGAAAGCATTTTTGTTTACTACTTAAACTAATGTGCACAAAGTGCAAACTAGTAGAGGAAATTTACTTTCGATACCAGCAATGTAATAAATGCTCAAGGAGCTTTTAATTCATGTACAGTCACAACTTGTGAACTTCAATCAACCTGCCTGAGACACTGTGCACAAGCTTTCGACCTGCTTCTCATCGACATACTGTTGGGGTTTTCATCCTGAAGACTTGCTGGCTCATTGACAGCAAGACAAATATGTGATTGTACTGATCGTGACCTTTGCAATCAGGACTAACACCCCCCTAACCCTTTTAGCCCACCACGCCCAGTATAAGGTGGCAGCAGGCTGACACCCAGGCCTACGGTACCTTCACGAACGGGAACGCTGCTCCAGGTTTCAGCGGCTCGCTTTCGTGCTCCAGCTGATAAGCCACATACTTCTCCAACCCGTCGTCCTCGTAGATCTTTCGCTCGTCCACCATGTTGAAGAGGGTGCGAGAGGACACGGCGATGGTGACAGCATGCTGGGGTTTGGGCTGTTGTGGGGGGGATGAACGCACAGCTCAGTGTTTAGCACTCACCCTCAGTGGTACCAGATCTTGTAGCGCTCAAAGGTTTCAGCAACATACTTACAGGTCTCggtttgtttgatttgaggTTTTCAAAGGCAGTTTTGGCCGCGTGCCAGTCTTTTTCCGCTCTCTTTTCCTCGGTGGAAGCTGAACTTTTTGACTTGATTTCACTCATTTTAATAATCTTCTGCTTGTCCTATAGCATGAACTAGACCTGAGGAAGTGGGGCAGCGGTGGACGCAAATGTAGCGGAAGTTTAGCAAGGCAAAGCCCGGGGGGCGTGTCGCAGTGACGCACGAAGGTCTGGGCATCACTTGAGT contains:
- the nt5c1bb gene encoding cytosolic 5'-nucleotidase 1A — protein: MSEIKSKSSASTEEKRAEKDWHAAKTAFENLKSNKPRPPKPQHAVTIAVSSRTLFNMVDERKIYEDDGLEKYVAYQLEHESEPLKPGAAFPFVKALMNINVRLRELYPDSEELFDIVLMTNNHAQVGVRLINSINHYDLTIERFCMTGGKSPIGYLKAYMTNLYLSKDSEKVGEAIEEGIAAATMFMPDTETQLSSTQLRVAFDGDAVLFSDESEVIVKEKGLDSFFEHEKQFENKPLAQGPLKCFLEALGKLQRKFYAKNERLNCPIRTYLVTARSAASSGARVLKTLRSWGLEIDEALFLAGAPKGPLLQKIRPHIFFDDQMFHIEGAKELGTISAHVPYGIGQKYNKGKLIEQPAKKE